The following are encoded in a window of Castanea sativa cultivar Marrone di Chiusa Pesio chromosome 5, ASM4071231v1 genomic DNA:
- the LOC142635073 gene encoding uncharacterized protein LOC142635073 — MEGDSSRRNQNLYCTYHKDKGHTTEQCRVLKDHLEQLVKVGYLKEFVVDPRNQDAGQGTRPQGNPLPPLLGVIEVIHVASRGTVVSGKRGVLTVVPVEGCPGKQPSEKKLKLTPEPIAFNDDDLEGTIQPHDDTLVVTV; from the coding sequence ATGGAGGGTGACTCATCGAGGAGAAATCAAAACTTGTACTGTACTTACCATAAAGACAAGGGGCATACCACCGAACAATGCAGGGTGTTGAAAGATCATCTAGAGCAGCTGGTGAAAGTGGGGTATTTGAAAGAGTTTGTGGTAGACCCGAGGAATCAGGATGCCGGGCAAGGAACTCGTCCTCAAGGAAATCCTCTCCCACCCCTATTGGGAGTGATAGAGGTCATCCATGTAGCTTCAAGGGGTACCGTGGTGTCCGGAAAGAGAGGGGTATTGACTGTGGTGCCGGTAGAAGGTTGCCCGGGCAAGCAACCCTCTGAGAAGAAGTTGAAGCTCACTCCGGAACCCATCGCCTTCAATGATGATGATCTAGAAGGAACGATCCAGCCGCACGACGATACTTTGGTAGTCACGGTCTAG
- the LOC142634423 gene encoding small ribosomal subunit protein eS12-like, with protein MSGEEVAVPAEAPAAAPLGEAMDIMTALQVVLRKSLAHGGLARGLHEGAKVIEKHAAQLCVLAEDCNQPDYVKLVKGLCADHNVSLMTVPSAKTLGEWAGLCKIDSEGKARKVVGCSCVVVKDFGEVHEALHIVQEHVKSH; from the exons ATGTCAGG TGAAGAGGTTGCTGTTCCAGCTGAGGCACCAGCTGCAGCTCCTCTGGGGGAGGCCATGGACATCATGACTGCCTTACAGGTTGTGCTTAGAAAATCACTTGCTCATGGGGGGCTTGCTCGAGGCCTTCATGAAGGTGCGAAGGTGATCGAAAAGCATGCTGCCCAACTTTGTGTACTGGCAGAGGACTGCAACCAGCCCGATTATGTTAAACTGGTTAAAGGACTTTGTGCTGACCACAACGTAAGCTTGATGACAGTCCCAAGTGCAAAGACCCTTGGCGAGTGGGCTGGT TTGTGCAAGATTGATTCTGAGGGAAAGGCTAGGAAGGTAGTTGGTTGCTCTTGTGTTGTTGTGAAG GATTTTGGGGAGGTTCATGAAGCTCTTCATATTGTTCAGGAGCATGTCAAGTCTCACTGA
- the LOC142635074 gene encoding uncharacterized protein LOC142635074, protein MVEHVSHYIQMMSLHTHNDALTCKVFPSSLGPTALRWFNGLRKGSIHNFDELIQEFGVQFMTCSWVPQQVDALLSMKMGAKETLRNYASRYWELYNEIGKGNEKIAVSTFQLGFPEDSELLDSLTRRPLEDMRQLIRRIKEYKRLEDDRQQNKGKAPIMS, encoded by the coding sequence ATGgtagagcacgtaagccattatATCCAGATGATGTCTTTGCACACTCATAACGACGCATTAACGTGTAAGGTATTTCCATCGAGTCTCGGGCCCACCGCtttgagatggttcaatgggtTAAGGAAAGGCTCAATTCACAATTTTGACGAGTTGATCCAGGAGTTCGGTGTCCAGTTTATGACTTGTAGCTGGGTGCCACAACAAGTAGATGCGCTACTATCAATGAAAATGGGGGCCAAGGAAACCCTTCGCAATTATGCTAGCCGGTATTGGGAGCTGTACAACGAGATTGGCAAGGGCAACGAAAAAATCGCCGTAAGTACTTTTCAATTAGGATTTCCCGAGGACTCCGAGCTGCTAGATTCGTTGACAAGGAGACCTCTCGAGGATATGAGGCAGTTGATAAGGCGCATCAAAGAATATAAGAGGTTAGAGGATGACCGACAACAGAACAAGGGTAAAGCTCCGATCATGAGTTAG